The sequence below is a genomic window from Desulfobulbus oligotrophicus.
CTCGGGTCAGCCGAGGTGACCGCAATCAGTGCCCTGTTGGGCAGATTACCGACCGTGGCGGAATACCATGCGTTTTTAGCAAGAAAACAGGTGGCCGGCGGACAGTAGGTTTTGCAGAGTTTTTATTTACCCCAGGCTTGCTGAATCGTGTTCTACCCAGGTGTAACGCCGTTATCTGGCCGGCTTAATGGTTGACTTCCAATGGCTTTACTGATACCAATTCCTGTTTAAAAATGGCATCGTCGGTTGTCTCTCATGCTTTTTACAACGAAGGAGAAGAAGATGAAAAGACTGTTGTATCTTGTTACAGGCCTGTTTTTTGTACTGGTGACCGGTTCTCAAGCCGCAGATACTGTCAAAATCGGTCTCATGGGTCCACTAACCGGTGCCTGGGCCGGTGAAGGCCAGGAGATGAAACAGGTTGTCGGTCTGCTGGCTGAAGAGTTGAATCAGCAGGGCGGAGTGAACGGCAAGAAAGTTGAAATTCTCAACGAGGATGATGCCGGTGACCCCCGCCAAGCCTCCCTTGCTGCCAACCGGCTTGCTACACAGGGTATCATCGCAGTGATTGGAACCTATGGTTCGGCCATCACCGAGGCCACGCAAAATATTTACGATGAGGCCGGTGTTATTCAGGTGGCCAACGGTTCCACTGCTATCCGGTTATCTGAAAAAGGTCTTGCCAACTTCTTTCGTACCTGTCCGCGAGACGATGAACAGGGCAAGGTAGCTACCGCCACTATCCGTCAACTCGGGCACAAGAAGGTGGCCATCATCCATGACAGTACCTCGTATGCCAAGGGACTGGCCGAAGAGACGCAGGCTAATCTTAAGAACGAAAATATCCCGGTTGTCTTCTTTGAAGCTCTCACCCCCGGTGAGCGTGATTACAACACCATACTGACCAAGATGAAGGCGGCAGATCCCGACTTTGTCTTCTTCACCGGTTATTATCCTGAAGCCGGTCTGTTACTACGTCAGAAAAAAGAGATGGGCTGGGGAGTTCCCTTTATGGGTGGTGATGCGGTCAACAATCCTGAGCTGGTCAAGATTGCTGGTACTGCCGCTGCGGAAGGATTCTTGTTTCTTACGCCGCCATTGCCAAAAGATCTGGATACTCCTGCCGCTCGTTCTTTTGTTGCCTCCTTTGAGAAGAAATTTGGCAACGCACCCAAATCCATCTATCCTGTCCTTGCCGGAGACGGTTTCAGGGTGATCATTGAGGCCATCAAGGGTACTGACTCGACCGATCCTGCCAAGATCTCCGCCTACCTGAAGCAGTCGCTCAAGGATTTCCCGGGCCTGACCGGTACGATCTCGTTCAACGACAAGGGTGATCGTGTAGGCGAGGTGTATCGGGTGTACAAGGTGGACAGTCAGGGCGCTTTCATCCTGCAGCCTTAATCGTCAATCCCTTTCCATGCCGGGACGGCACTGTCCCGGCATACTGTTTAAGAGCCGATGGAGCAATTTTTTCAGCAACTGACCAATGGTCTGGCCGTAGGTGGCATCTATGCGCTTATTGCGCTGGGATATACCATGGTTTACGGTGTGCTGAGACTGATCAACTTTGCCCACGGCGATCTGTTTACCATCGGCGCCTATCTGGGGTTGACCCTGCTCACCTCCCTTGCCCTGACCGATTATCTCAGCGGTTTTCTCGGAGTCGGCCTGCTGGCATTGATGGTCATGGGGTTGGTGAGCATCATCGGTATTCTGTTGGAGCGCATCGCCTACCGCCCCCTGCGTGAATCACATCGTCTGTCTGCGGTGGTATCGGCGCTGGGTGCATCGATCTTCTTCCAGAACGCAATCATGCTCATCTACGGCGCCAAGTACTACGTCTATCCGCAAGATCTGTTGCCCAACACGCCGATACTTATCCTGGGCATGCCTATTCCGCTCATGCGCATCCTTATCCTGCTCTCCTCGATTCTGATGATGGTCGCCCTGTACCTGTTCGTTCAGAAAACACGTATCGGTACGGCCATTCGTGCGACGGCCATTGATCAGGATGCCGCCCGCCTGATGGGTATTGATGTCAATCGGGTGATCATGATTGTCTTTTGCATCGGGCCGGCTCTGGGCGGTGCTGCCGGTATGATGGTGGGGATCTATTATGGGCAGATCAACTTCACCATGGGCTGGATTTATGGTCTCAAGGCCTTCACAGCGGCCATTCTCGGTGGAATCGGGAACATTCCGGGTGCCATGCTGGGCGGCCTGCTCCTCGGCGTGATCGAGTCGCTGAGCTCAGCGTACATCTCCATGGCCTGGAAGGATGCGATCGCCTTTTTCGTCCTGATTCTCATCCTCATTGTCCGTCCCACCGGGTTGCTCGGTGAACGAGTGGCGGAAAAGATATGAAAGTCCCCGGCTCTGTCCCTGTTGTTCTTTTTTCCGCCCTCATTCTGGCCGCACCGCTGGTTCTTGACCATTACTGGCTGGATGTGCTCAACAGCATCGGCCTGTATACGATCCTCGGCCTGAGTCTGAACATCATTCTCGGGCATGCAGGGATGTTCAACATGGGACATGCCGCCTTTTACGCCATAGGTGCCTACACCACCGCTATTCTCAATACGCAGTACGGTGTGCCCGTGCTGTGGACATTACCGCTGAGCGGCTTGGCGGCAGCGCTGTTTGCCGTGATTGTGGCGCGGCCGATCATCCATCTGCGCGGTGATTATCTGCTCATCGTTACCATTGGAATGGTGGAGATTGTGCGTATTGCCCTGATCAATGACGTGTTCGGCATTACCGGTGGTGCAAACGGGATCTTCGGTATCAGCAGACCGGAGCTGTTCGGCTTCAAGCTCAGGCAGCCTCAGCATTTCTACTATTTCATCTGGCTGTTTGTCGGAATAACTGTTGTTCTTTTCACTCTGCTGGAAAATTCTCGTTTTGGCCGGGCCCTGAACTATCTTCGTGAAGATGATGTTGCCGCTGAGGGCAGCGGTATCAACACTGCTGCCTATAAGTTGGCGGCCTTTGCCCTGGGCGCCGGCTGGGCCGGTATGGCCGGAACGATCTTTGCCTCGAAGATGACAATTATCTCCCCTGAATCGTTCAGCTTCTGGGAGTCGGTTCTTCTGTTCATGATCGTCATTCTCGGTGGTGCGGGGAATATCGCCGGTGTGATTCTCGGCGCTTTTCTGGTGATCGGTCTGCCTGAGGTGTTCCGGGATCTCTCCACGGCCCGTATGCTGTTTTACGGACTCGCGATGATGTTCATGATGATCTATCGCACCCAGGGTATCCTGCCGCCTCAACCACGGGTGTACCGTCTGGACAGGGTGGGGGAAAATCCGTGAATCTGCTTGTCCTTGATCGCATCACCAGGCGTTTTGGTGGTCTGACGGCGGTGAACAACGTGTCGTTCACCGTTGCCGAGGGACAGGTCGTTGGCCTGATCGGGCCGAACGGCGCTGGTAAGACCACGGTTTTTAACCTCATCACCGGGAACTATCGACCGGATGAGGGATCGGTTATCCTGGAGGAGAGATTTCTTAACGGTCTGGCACCGCATCGTATTGTCCAGTTGGGCATTGCCCGTACTTTTCAGACCATTCGGCTGTTCCAGAATATGTCGGTTATTGAGAACGTCCTTGCAGGCTGCCACTGCCGGATGCGTACCGGTATTTTCGGTTCTCTGTTGCATACTCCGGGCCAGCGGCGGGAAGAGAGAGAGCAGTTGAACAGAGCCCTGGCCGAACTGGCATTTGTCGGCCTGCAGGAGAGCGGGCAGCAGCTGGCAAAAAACCTGTCCTACGGGAACCAGCGTCTTCTGGAGATTGCACGGGCCCTGGCCACTTCACCGAAGTTGCTCATCCTTGATGAGCCGGCCGGCGGGATGAACGAACAGGAGACGCAGCAGCTCATCGCGCTGATTGTCCGTCTGCGTGCCCGGGGCCTGACAATTCTTCTTATTGAGCATGATATGAAACTGGTGATGAAGGCCTGTGATCGACTGGTTGTCATTGAGTATGGAAGCAAGATTGCTGAAGGTACACCCGAAGAGATCCAGCGTGACCCACGGGTCATTGCTGCGTATCTGGGCACTGATAACGATGACAGTAAAGACTGATGCTGCTTGATATACGCGATCTGCACGTCCGGTATGGCAACGTAGAGGTTCTGCATCAAATAAGCCTGCATGTTGCTGCCGGTGAAATCGTCACTCTTTTGGGCGCCAACGGTGCCGGTAAATCCACCACTCTGCTCAGTATCAGCGGCCTTGTGAGGCCATCCGGCGGTGAGATTATTTTTGATGGGCGTGCTTTACACGAGCTTCCTGCACACCAGATCGTGCATGCAGGTATCAGTCAGGCACCCGAAGGACGGCGTGTGTTCGGGACCCTGACGGTTGAGGAGAACATCAATCTTGGAGCGTTTATTACTCGCGACAAGGAGAAAATAGCGCAGACCCGGGAGTGGATCTACGATCTCTTCCCGCGGCTTGCTGAAAGACAGAAGCAACTGGCAGGGACCCTCAGTGGAGGGGAGCAGCAGATGCTGGCCATCGGCCGAGCCTTGATGAGTAATCCCAAGCTGCTGCTGCTGGATGAGCCAAGTCTTGGACTGGCACCGCTTCTCGTGCGGGCTATTTTTGACACCATCAGGACAATCAATGCTGCCGGTGTCACCGTCGTGCTGGTGGAACAGAATGCCAAGGCAGCCCTGCATCTCGCCCATCGCGGTTATGTCCTTGAGGTCGGCCGGATTATCCTGCACGGTGAGGCGCAGGATCTGCTGTCAAATCCTCAGGTTCGCAAGGCGTACCTGGGCGGAGCCTGAGTTGTTTGCTGTGAGTGTCTTGCAGATGTGTAATCGGTTGCATGTTTGCGCAATGTGCAGAAGGTGGCCTGTTATCAGCAGGTTTTGTGAACCATCTTTTCCTCAGTCGTGCGGCCCGTGAGTCCGCCCAGAGTGCTGATCTGTAATGGCAGCGGTATTCTTTGAAGCAACCGGGAGATGCTAGCAGTATGTTGTTTTTTACCAGTTCGGTTCACATGCAGTTGCGCAGATTTTTGCTCTTTTCCATGGCCCTTGCCGTCCTGCTGCTGGAAACCGCCCATGCCTCCGGTTTTCGTATAGCCAACCAATCTCTTGGTGCCGTGGGAATATCCGGAGCTCAGGTGGCATCAACACGCGGTGCTGATGCAAGCTACTATAACCCGGCCAACATGAGTTTTATCCCGGATCAGTGGCAGCTGGAGACCTCCCTGACCCTCTTGCACTTACCGAAGATCACCTACACAGACACTCGCTTTAGCACGTTGAACGGTACTTCTGATGGCGAGTTGTTCTACCTGCCCCTTGTGCATGTTGTAACGGAAACATTTGACAGACTGCGTTTCGGTTTTTCACTGACATATCCCTATGGGTTGTCCAAACAGTGGGACCAGATGTACCCCCAGACATTTGCCAAAGAGTTTTCTCTGCTCACTGTTGAGGCAAACCCGACCTTTGCCGTTGCCCTCACCGACTGGTTGAGTGTTGGCGGTGGGGTGCGGTTTGTGCATGGACGGGGGCAGGTTAAAAATGAGGTTGCAGGAGGAGGGCTTCCCTTTGGTATGGAGCGATCTTCAAAGGGAACAGATACAGCCTTGGGATACAACCTTGCCCTGTCCGTCCGTCCGGTCAGTGAATGGACCATGGCGGCAACATACCGATCCAGGATAGCATTGAATCTGGACGGAGCGACGGAGATGACAACCTCTGCCGGTATGGTTGCGCCGTACTCAGGAAGGGGCGATGTGGCAATCAACCTGCCGGCAGTCTTCAGCCTTGCCACAGCCTATACCTGGGACAGCCTGACCGTGGAGGTCGGGTGGGAGAGAACATTCTGGTCCTCGTTTGATGACCTTTATTTTTTGTTTCACCCGGCTGTGACAGGTACACCCTATGCTGTTTTTGATGGTGTTCTGCAGAAAGACTGGGATGATGCAGACGCCTATCGTCTGGGGTTGACTTATGCATGGAATGAGCGGTGGACAACCACGCTTGGAGTCTCTTACGAGCGCACGCCTGTCCCTTCCGCCACCCTGGGTTTTGAACTGCCGGATGCCGATGCACTGGTCTATTCCGCTGGTATCCGTTTCCGTCCCTCACCCCGGTTCGAATATGGGGTATCGTATATGTATTATCGGACCAGGGCAAGATCCATTGATGCGGTTACCGACGGCAATCTTTCCGACATCTCCGGCAGGTTCACCGACGGCGGGGCGCACGCCCTGACCTTCGGAATGATCACCACCTTCTGATCAGCTGAGTCAACTTATTTTTTCTGGAAGATACGCCACGGAATGAGCATGGGCACCTCTTTGCAGTATGCTTGATACGCTGCTCCATGCTTGAGGTGTAACTTGCGTTCTTCAAGAAAAGTACCGATCAGCACATAGCCTGTCAGGATGACGCGAATCAGCAGGCCCAGGTCGGTCAGGCCGGGAACACCCCATAACAGGGCCATGGCACCGCTGTACCAGGGGTGCCGGACATGCTGTAGCACGCCGGTTTTTAAAAAGGACGGCGGCTGACCTGTTCGGCCGGCTCGTGCGTCGTACCATTGACGAAGACCCAGAAAGGTCTGCAGGTCATAGGCCTTGGCCCCACTGATGAACAGCATACCCGCATAGACGAGCAGCACCACCTGCACACCTGTTCCCCATGGCGGAAGCGGTATGCGATGCTGGGGCAGTGAGGCTGTGCACCCGAACAGAAGGAGCAGGCTGACGGTGGC
It includes:
- a CDS encoding OmpP1/FadL family transporter, with translation MLFFTSSVHMQLRRFLLFSMALAVLLLETAHASGFRIANQSLGAVGISGAQVASTRGADASYYNPANMSFIPDQWQLETSLTLLHLPKITYTDTRFSTLNGTSDGELFYLPLVHVVTETFDRLRFGFSLTYPYGLSKQWDQMYPQTFAKEFSLLTVEANPTFAVALTDWLSVGGGVRFVHGRGQVKNEVAGGGLPFGMERSSKGTDTALGYNLALSVRPVSEWTMAATYRSRIALNLDGATEMTTSAGMVAPYSGRGDVAINLPAVFSLATAYTWDSLTVEVGWERTFWSSFDDLYFLFHPAVTGTPYAVFDGVLQKDWDDADAYRLGLTYAWNERWTTTLGVSYERTPVPSATLGFELPDADALVYSAGIRFRPSPRFEYGVSYMYYRTRARSIDAVTDGNLSDISGRFTDGGAHALTFGMITTF
- a CDS encoding branched-chain amino acid ABC transporter substrate-binding protein, with the protein product MKRLLYLVTGLFFVLVTGSQAADTVKIGLMGPLTGAWAGEGQEMKQVVGLLAEELNQQGGVNGKKVEILNEDDAGDPRQASLAANRLATQGIIAVIGTYGSAITEATQNIYDEAGVIQVANGSTAIRLSEKGLANFFRTCPRDDEQGKVATATIRQLGHKKVAIIHDSTSYAKGLAEETQANLKNENIPVVFFEALTPGERDYNTILTKMKAADPDFVFFTGYYPEAGLLLRQKKEMGWGVPFMGGDAVNNPELVKIAGTAAAEGFLFLTPPLPKDLDTPAARSFVASFEKKFGNAPKSIYPVLAGDGFRVIIEAIKGTDSTDPAKISAYLKQSLKDFPGLTGTISFNDKGDRVGEVYRVYKVDSQGAFILQP
- a CDS encoding methyltransferase family protein, giving the protein MTAIKVCLLWLVWCAVHSLLITVRAQQWIAEKGGMWQGFYRLGYVCFATVSLLLLFGCTASLPQHRIPLPPWGTGVQVVLLVYAGMLFISGAKAYDLQTFLGLRQWYDARAGRTGQPPSFLKTGVLQHVRHPWYSGAMALLWGVPGLTDLGLLIRVILTGYVLIGTFLEERKLHLKHGAAYQAYCKEVPMLIPWRIFQKK
- a CDS encoding ABC transporter ATP-binding protein, yielding MLLDIRDLHVRYGNVEVLHQISLHVAAGEIVTLLGANGAGKSTTLLSISGLVRPSGGEIIFDGRALHELPAHQIVHAGISQAPEGRRVFGTLTVEENINLGAFITRDKEKIAQTREWIYDLFPRLAERQKQLAGTLSGGEQQMLAIGRALMSNPKLLLLDEPSLGLAPLLVRAIFDTIRTINAAGVTVVLVEQNAKAALHLAHRGYVLEVGRIILHGEAQDLLSNPQVRKAYLGGA
- a CDS encoding branched-chain amino acid ABC transporter permease, with amino-acid sequence MKVPGSVPVVLFSALILAAPLVLDHYWLDVLNSIGLYTILGLSLNIILGHAGMFNMGHAAFYAIGAYTTAILNTQYGVPVLWTLPLSGLAAALFAVIVARPIIHLRGDYLLIVTIGMVEIVRIALINDVFGITGGANGIFGISRPELFGFKLRQPQHFYYFIWLFVGITVVLFTLLENSRFGRALNYLREDDVAAEGSGINTAAYKLAAFALGAGWAGMAGTIFASKMTIISPESFSFWESVLLFMIVILGGAGNIAGVILGAFLVIGLPEVFRDLSTARMLFYGLAMMFMMIYRTQGILPPQPRVYRLDRVGENP
- a CDS encoding ABC transporter ATP-binding protein, which translates into the protein MNLLVLDRITRRFGGLTAVNNVSFTVAEGQVVGLIGPNGAGKTTVFNLITGNYRPDEGSVILEERFLNGLAPHRIVQLGIARTFQTIRLFQNMSVIENVLAGCHCRMRTGIFGSLLHTPGQRREEREQLNRALAELAFVGLQESGQQLAKNLSYGNQRLLEIARALATSPKLLILDEPAGGMNEQETQQLIALIVRLRARGLTILLIEHDMKLVMKACDRLVVIEYGSKIAEGTPEEIQRDPRVIAAYLGTDNDDSKD
- a CDS encoding branched-chain amino acid ABC transporter permease, producing the protein MEQFFQQLTNGLAVGGIYALIALGYTMVYGVLRLINFAHGDLFTIGAYLGLTLLTSLALTDYLSGFLGVGLLALMVMGLVSIIGILLERIAYRPLRESHRLSAVVSALGASIFFQNAIMLIYGAKYYVYPQDLLPNTPILILGMPIPLMRILILLSSILMMVALYLFVQKTRIGTAIRATAIDQDAARLMGIDVNRVIMIVFCIGPALGGAAGMMVGIYYGQINFTMGWIYGLKAFTAAILGGIGNIPGAMLGGLLLGVIESLSSAYISMAWKDAIAFFVLILILIVRPTGLLGERVAEKI